One genomic region from Pseudomonas sp. R5-89-07 encodes:
- the hpaD gene encoding 3,4-dihydroxyphenylacetate 2,3-dioxygenase produces MGEVVLAAKICHVPSMYLSELPGKHHGCREAAIAGHKEIGRRARELGADTAVVFDVHWLVNSGYHVNCGAQFQGTYTSNELPHFIKNMDYAYPGCPELGELIAAEANLAGVRSMAHNIPSLELEYGTLVPMRYMHMGVPDAEKFQVISIAAWCAWHRLEDSFAFGAAVRRAIEKSERKVLVLASGSLSHRFSDDRQAEANIHNWTREFDKQMDLHVVDMWKQGRFKEFCAMLPDYAEHCFGEGKMHDTAMLLGLLGGPEYAQPAEIITPPFGSSGTGQINAIFPL; encoded by the coding sequence ATGGGCGAAGTGGTCCTGGCGGCGAAGATCTGCCACGTACCGTCGATGTACCTGTCGGAATTGCCCGGCAAGCATCACGGCTGTCGCGAAGCAGCGATTGCCGGCCATAAGGAAATCGGCCGAAGGGCCCGCGAGCTGGGCGCGGATACGGCGGTGGTGTTCGACGTGCACTGGCTGGTCAACAGCGGTTACCACGTCAACTGCGGCGCGCAGTTCCAGGGCACCTACACCAGCAACGAGCTGCCGCACTTCATCAAGAACATGGACTACGCCTACCCAGGTTGCCCCGAACTGGGCGAGTTGATCGCCGCCGAAGCCAACCTGGCCGGGGTGCGCAGCATGGCCCATAACATTCCGAGCCTGGAGCTGGAATACGGCACGCTGGTACCGATGCGCTACATGCACATGGGCGTGCCTGACGCGGAGAAATTCCAGGTGATTTCCATCGCCGCGTGGTGCGCCTGGCATCGCCTGGAAGACAGCTTCGCCTTCGGCGCCGCCGTGCGCCGGGCGATCGAGAAAAGCGAGCGCAAGGTGTTGGTCTTGGCGTCGGGCTCGCTGTCCCACCGCTTCTCCGATGACCGCCAGGCCGAAGCGAATATCCACAACTGGACCCGCGAATTCGACAAGCAGATGGACCTGCATGTGGTGGACATGTGGAAGCAAGGTCGCTTCAAGGAGTTCTGCGCCATGCTGCCCGACTACGCCGAACACTGCTTCGGCGAAGGCAAGATGCACGACACCGCGATGCTGCTGGGCCTGTTGGGCGGGCCGGAGTATGCCCAGCCGGCCGAGATCATCACGCCGCCGTTCGGCAGCTCGGGCACCGGCCAGATCAATGCGATTTTCCCGCTGTGA
- a CDS encoding fumarylacetoacetate hydrolase family protein: MKRARIRFDGQIHSVQVEANNAVRLNDGRLLAEAQVQWLPPATGTLFALGLNYADHAAELAFAPPAEPLVFIKSFGTCTGHREVTWRPDHVAYMHYECELVAVIGKTARNVKRADALDYLAGYTVCNDYAIRDYLENYYRPNLRVKNRDATTPVGPWIVDVANVPDPGNLTLRTWINGELRQQGSTQDMIFDIPYLIEYLSSFMTLQPGDMIATGTPEGLADVVPGDEVVVEVEGVGRLVNRIVSETEFFSVRKEA; the protein is encoded by the coding sequence ATGAAGCGCGCGCGTATCCGTTTTGACGGGCAAATCCACTCCGTGCAGGTCGAGGCGAACAATGCTGTGCGCCTGAACGACGGTCGCTTGCTCGCCGAAGCACAGGTGCAATGGCTGCCACCGGCCACCGGCACCCTGTTCGCCCTCGGCTTGAATTATGCCGACCATGCCGCCGAATTGGCCTTCGCCCCGCCCGCCGAACCGCTGGTGTTCATCAAGTCGTTCGGCACCTGCACCGGCCATCGCGAGGTCACGTGGCGCCCGGACCACGTCGCCTACATGCACTACGAGTGCGAACTGGTGGCGGTCATCGGTAAGACCGCACGCAACGTCAAGCGCGCCGACGCCCTGGATTACCTGGCCGGCTATACGGTGTGCAACGACTATGCGATCCGCGACTACCTGGAAAACTACTACCGCCCCAACCTGCGCGTGAAAAACCGCGACGCCACCACCCCGGTCGGCCCGTGGATCGTTGATGTGGCGAATGTACCCGACCCCGGCAACTTGACGTTGCGCACCTGGATCAACGGCGAGTTGCGCCAGCAAGGCAGCACCCAAGACATGATTTTCGATATCCCCTACCTCATCGAATACCTGTCCAGCTTCATGACCCTGCAACCCGGCGACATGATCGCCACCGGCACGCCCGAAGGCCTGGCCGATGTAGTGCCCGGCGATGAAGTGGTGGTGGAAGTCGAAGGCGTGGGTCGCCTGGTCAACCGGATTGTCAGCGAGACGGAGTTCTTCTCCGTGCGAAAAGAGGCGTGA
- the hpaE gene encoding 5-carboxymethyl-2-hydroxymuconate semialdehyde dehydrogenase, which yields MIKHWINGREVESKDTFINYNPATGEAIGEVASGGPEEVAQAVAAAKEAFPKWANTPARERARLMRKLGELIEQNVPRLAELETLDTGLPIHQTRNVLIPRASHNFDFFAEVCTRMDGHSYPVDDQMLNYTLYQPVGVCGLVSPWNVPFMTATWKTAPCLALGNTAVLKMSELSPLTANELGRLAVEAGIPNGVLNVIQGYGATAGDALVRHPDVRAISFTGGTATGKKIMQTAGLKKYSMELGGKSPVLIFEDADLERALDAALFTIFSLNGERCTAGSRIFIQESVYPQFVAEFAARAKRLVVGDPQDPNTQVGSMITQAHYDKVTGYIRIGLEEGATLLAGGLERPANLPAHLSKGQFIQPTVFADVDNRMRIAQEEIFGPVVCLIPFKDEAQALQLANDTEYGLASYIWTQDIGKAHRLARGIEAGMVFINSQNVRDLRQPFGGVKGSGTGREGGQYSFEVFAEIKNVCISMGSHHIPRWGI from the coding sequence ATGATCAAACATTGGATCAATGGCCGTGAGGTCGAGAGCAAAGACACTTTCATCAACTACAACCCCGCCACCGGCGAGGCCATCGGCGAAGTCGCCAGCGGCGGGCCCGAGGAAGTGGCGCAGGCCGTTGCGGCGGCCAAAGAAGCCTTTCCCAAGTGGGCCAACACGCCGGCCAGGGAACGCGCACGCCTGATGCGCAAGCTGGGTGAACTGATCGAACAGAACGTGCCGCGCCTGGCTGAGCTGGAGACCCTCGACACCGGCCTGCCGATCCACCAGACCAGGAACGTATTGATCCCGCGTGCCTCGCACAACTTCGATTTCTTCGCCGAAGTCTGCACGCGCATGGACGGCCACAGTTACCCGGTGGACGACCAGATGCTCAACTACACCCTCTACCAGCCGGTGGGCGTGTGCGGCTTGGTGTCGCCCTGGAACGTGCCGTTCATGACCGCCACCTGGAAGACCGCGCCGTGCCTGGCGTTGGGTAATACGGCGGTGTTGAAAATGTCGGAACTGTCGCCGCTGACGGCCAATGAACTGGGGCGCCTGGCGGTGGAAGCCGGGATTCCCAACGGCGTGCTCAATGTGATCCAGGGCTACGGCGCCACCGCTGGCGACGCCCTGGTGCGCCACCCGGATGTGCGCGCGATTTCCTTCACCGGCGGCACCGCCACCGGCAAGAAAATCATGCAGACCGCCGGCCTGAAAAAATACTCCATGGAACTGGGCGGCAAATCGCCGGTGTTGATCTTCGAGGACGCCGACCTGGAGCGCGCCCTTGACGCTGCGCTGTTCACCATCTTTTCGCTGAATGGCGAACGCTGCACCGCCGGCAGCCGGATCTTCATCCAGGAGAGCGTCTACCCGCAGTTCGTCGCCGAGTTCGCAGCCCGTGCCAAGCGCCTGGTCGTCGGTGATCCGCAGGACCCCAACACCCAGGTCGGCTCGATGATTACCCAGGCGCACTATGACAAGGTCACCGGCTACATCAGGATCGGGCTCGAGGAAGGCGCCACCCTGCTCGCCGGCGGCCTGGAGCGCCCGGCCAACCTGCCGGCGCACTTGAGCAAAGGCCAGTTCATCCAACCGACGGTGTTTGCCGATGTGGATAACCGCATGCGCATCGCCCAGGAAGAGATCTTCGGCCCGGTGGTGTGCCTGATACCGTTCAAGGATGAAGCCCAGGCGCTGCAGTTGGCCAACGACACCGAGTACGGCCTGGCTTCCTACATCTGGACCCAGGACATCGGCAAGGCCCACCGCCTGGCGCGCGGTATCGAAGCGGGCATGGTATTTATCAACAGCCAGAACGTGCGCGACCTGCGCCAGCCGTTCGGCGGGGTCAAAGGCTCCGGCACCGGGCGTGAAGGCGGCCAATACAGTTTTGAAGTGTTTGCCGAGATCAAGAACGTGTGTATTTCCATGGGCAGTCATCACATTCCGCGTTGGGGTATTTAG
- the hpaI gene encoding 4-hydroxy-2-oxoheptanedioate aldolase, whose amino-acid sequence MDMPLNRFKQRLLRGEVQIGLWLGLADAYSAELAANAGFDWLLIDGEHAPNPLPAMLAQLQAVAPYPSQPLIRPVIGDSALIKQLLDIGAQTLLVPMVENAGQARELVRAMRYPPQGIRGVGSALARASRWNTVPGYLDQADAQMCLLVQIENRQGLANLDAIAAVEGVDGVFIGPADLSASLGHRGNPGHPEVQAAIEDAIVRVVQSGKAAGILSADERLARRYIELGATYVAVGVDTTVLMRGLQSLAGKFKGTPEAVHTGEVY is encoded by the coding sequence ATGGACATGCCCCTCAACCGCTTCAAACAACGCCTGCTCCGCGGCGAGGTACAGATCGGCCTGTGGCTCGGCCTCGCCGACGCCTACTCTGCGGAGCTGGCGGCCAACGCCGGTTTCGACTGGCTGCTGATCGACGGTGAACACGCGCCCAATCCGTTGCCGGCGATGCTTGCGCAATTGCAGGCGGTGGCGCCCTACCCCAGCCAGCCGTTGATTCGCCCAGTGATCGGCGACAGCGCCTTGATCAAGCAACTGCTGGATATCGGCGCCCAGACGCTGTTGGTGCCCATGGTGGAAAACGCCGGACAGGCCCGCGAACTGGTGCGCGCGATGCGCTATCCGCCACAGGGTATACGAGGCGTCGGCAGTGCCCTGGCGCGTGCGTCGCGCTGGAATACCGTCCCCGGCTACCTGGACCAGGCCGACGCACAGATGTGCCTGCTGGTGCAGATTGAAAATCGTCAAGGCCTGGCCAACCTGGACGCCATTGCCGCAGTCGAAGGTGTAGACGGTGTGTTTATCGGCCCGGCGGACTTGAGCGCCTCACTCGGGCATCGCGGCAATCCCGGGCACCCCGAGGTGCAGGCCGCGATCGAGGACGCCATCGTGCGCGTGGTGCAGTCCGGCAAGGCGGCGGGGATTCTCAGCGCCGACGAACGCCTGGCGCGGCGCTATATCGAGCTGGGTGCGACGTATGTGGCGGTGGGCGTGGATACCACCGTATTGATGCGCGGGTTGCAGAGTTTGGCCGGGAAATTCAAAGGCACTCCAGAGGCGGTACACACCGGTGAAGTCTACTGA
- a CDS encoding efflux transporter outer membrane subunit: protein MHKRIFTAVGVAWMLGGCSLIPEYQRPDAPVPTHYPQDGVYRQAQAGTLPQTSDWQQVFHDAALQQLIDAALVNNRDLRVAALNVQAFQAQYRIQRADLFPAVSATGAGKRQKLPGAVTGTGQSAITSTYSATLGLSAYELDLFGRVRSLSEQAMLTYLSTEQARRSTQLSLVANVANAYLTWRADQELLALAAQTLAANDHSWQLTRRSQTAGKASALDVVQARTAVESTRASVARYERQVAQDLNNLTLLVGGPVDADLPSRPLSDDLLARVPAGLPSDLLQRRPDILQAELQLQAANANIGAARAAFFPSITLTANAGSTSTQLSGLFKGGAGTWTFQPQINLPIFNAGSLRASLDYAKLQKDITVAQYEKSIQTAFQEVADGLAARQTFNEQLAAQRDFVAANQRYYDLAQHRYRSGVDSNLTFLDAQRSLFSSQQALIVDRLAQLVAEVNVYTALGGAWSEPPGLAITR, encoded by the coding sequence AACGGATATTCACCGCCGTTGGCGTGGCCTGGATGCTCGGCGGGTGTTCGCTGATTCCTGAATACCAGCGGCCCGACGCGCCAGTGCCGACGCACTATCCCCAAGACGGGGTTTACCGCCAGGCGCAGGCCGGCACGCTGCCCCAGACATCTGATTGGCAGCAGGTTTTCCACGACGCAGCCCTGCAGCAGTTGATTGACGCTGCATTGGTCAACAACCGTGACCTGCGGGTTGCGGCGCTGAATGTGCAGGCGTTCCAGGCGCAGTATCGCATCCAGCGCGCCGACCTGTTCCCGGCGGTGTCCGCCACGGGGGCCGGCAAACGCCAGAAGTTGCCGGGGGCCGTGACTGGCACCGGCCAGTCGGCGATTACCTCAACCTATTCGGCGACCCTGGGCCTGAGCGCCTATGAACTGGACCTGTTCGGCCGCGTGCGCAGCCTCAGCGAACAGGCCATGCTGACTTACCTGAGTACCGAGCAAGCCCGGCGCAGCACACAATTGAGCCTGGTGGCCAACGTCGCCAACGCCTACCTGACGTGGCGTGCCGACCAGGAGCTGCTGGCCCTGGCCGCGCAGACCCTGGCCGCCAACGACCACAGCTGGCAGCTGACACGCCGCAGCCAAACCGCAGGCAAGGCCTCGGCCCTGGACGTGGTACAAGCACGCACCGCAGTGGAAAGTACCCGCGCCAGCGTGGCCCGCTACGAGCGCCAGGTGGCCCAGGACCTCAACAACCTCACCCTGCTGGTCGGCGGCCCGGTGGATGCCGACCTGCCCTCGCGTCCCCTGTCCGACGATCTGCTGGCCCGCGTGCCTGCGGGGCTACCCTCAGACCTGCTGCAACGGCGCCCGGACATCCTCCAGGCCGAACTCCAGTTGCAGGCGGCCAACGCCAATATCGGCGCGGCCAGGGCGGCGTTCTTTCCGTCGATCACGCTAACGGCCAACGCCGGCAGCACCAGCACGCAACTCTCGGGGTTGTTCAAGGGTGGCGCGGGCACCTGGACGTTTCAGCCGCAGATCAACCTGCCGATCTTCAACGCCGGCAGCCTGCGCGCCAGCCTTGACTACGCCAAGCTGCAGAAGGACATCACGGTGGCGCAGTACGAAAAGTCCATCCAGACCGCATTTCAGGAAGTCGCCGATGGCCTCGCGGCGCGCCAGACCTTCAACGAGCAGCTGGCCGCACAAAGGGACTTCGTCGCCGCCAACCAGCGCTATTACGACCTGGCCCAGCACCGCTACCGCAGTGGCGTCGACAGCAACCTGACCTTTCTCGATGCGCAGCGCTCGTTGTTCAGTTCACAGCAGGCGCTGATTGTCGATCGACTGGCGCAACTGGTCGCGGAGGTGAATGTGTATACCGCGCTGGGAGGTGCGTGGAGCGAGCCACCGGGTCTGGCGATCACGCGTTAG
- a CDS encoding type III secretion protein — MTELLTLLGTLVTSLKTWMNEENALPAPRPPVAVIPKPLVNVIPTPRIDVAPAPETVQPSQGVWKEQLAPFMNRSDLASSRSAFDSELIDMFSDKHRVLSNTFLSEKTKGQKPDDLRNGLRATYENYPYVGTMGREEHVAAIKVAMATFGQSPAGVFKDVVESGDGYNVTMKDGFSLHITREELQLAAKAAKFSGADESMVKDAQFLFGVMSKRQHMELERNNATDPFFKLYGTDSAYHAHRTFPGVLAGAGQGIDGNTALSYLGLKEHIQVVEAGTLGARVGVPLDKGGRTKNGAIFEGAMEGQLYNKPVSPSLKVVTLRD; from the coding sequence ATGACTGAACTATTGACATTACTCGGCACGCTCGTGACAAGCCTTAAAACATGGATGAACGAGGAGAATGCGCTACCTGCGCCACGGCCGCCCGTCGCCGTGATACCCAAGCCATTGGTGAATGTCATTCCCACGCCCCGGATCGATGTCGCGCCGGCCCCCGAGACCGTGCAACCCAGTCAGGGTGTATGGAAAGAACAATTGGCGCCGTTCATGAATCGGTCGGATCTGGCCAGTAGCCGAAGCGCTTTTGATAGCGAACTTATTGACATGTTTTCCGATAAACACAGGGTGCTATCGAACACGTTTTTGTCGGAAAAAACCAAGGGGCAAAAGCCCGATGATCTGCGCAATGGGCTGCGCGCCACGTACGAGAATTATCCCTACGTGGGCACGATGGGAAGAGAAGAGCATGTCGCGGCGATTAAAGTCGCCATGGCCACCTTCGGGCAAAGCCCTGCCGGGGTGTTCAAGGACGTCGTCGAGAGTGGGGACGGCTACAACGTTACGATGAAAGATGGCTTTAGCCTTCATATCACCCGTGAGGAGCTTCAACTGGCGGCCAAGGCGGCAAAATTCAGCGGTGCTGATGAAAGCATGGTCAAGGATGCGCAATTTCTATTTGGGGTGATGAGCAAGCGTCAACACATGGAACTGGAGCGCAACAACGCAACGGACCCGTTCTTCAAACTGTACGGCACAGACAGTGCCTACCATGCCCACCGTACTTTTCCGGGTGTGCTGGCGGGCGCGGGGCAGGGCATCGACGGCAATACGGCGTTGTCGTACCTGGGGCTGAAAGAGCATATTCAGGTCGTTGAAGCCGGAACATTGGGGGCGCGCGTCGGGGTGCCATTGGATAAAGGCGGGAGAACCAAAAATGGTGCCATCTTTGAGGGGGCCATGGAGGGGCAGTTATACAACAAGCCAGTCTCGCCCTCACTGAAGGTCGTCACGCTACGAGATTGA
- a CDS encoding fumarylacetoacetate hydrolase family protein → MSRTLHDVANGTLLGVALNYQGLLDQHLAAFQQAPYQKPPTQPVLFIKTPNTRNRHGGVVPHPRGERLQPGPALGVVIGQRASRVSLDNAMAHVAGYVVVNEFSLPEDSYYRPAIKAKCRDGLCAIGPELVPRDQVANPNQLSLKLFVNGELRQQNTTAHWVRDIPQLIAQISEFMTLYPGDVLITGTPEGRVDVQPGDRVEVEIAGVGRLANTVQAEGLS, encoded by the coding sequence ATGAGTCGTACCCTGCACGATGTTGCCAACGGCACCCTGCTCGGCGTTGCGCTGAACTACCAGGGCCTGCTGGATCAGCATCTCGCCGCCTTCCAGCAGGCGCCCTACCAGAAGCCACCGACCCAGCCGGTGCTGTTCATCAAAACCCCGAATACACGCAACCGGCACGGCGGCGTGGTGCCGCACCCCCGGGGCGAACGCCTGCAACCGGGCCCGGCGCTGGGTGTGGTGATCGGCCAGCGAGCCAGCCGCGTCAGCCTGGACAATGCCATGGCCCACGTGGCCGGGTACGTGGTGGTGAATGAGTTCAGCCTGCCGGAAGACAGCTACTACCGCCCCGCTATCAAAGCCAAATGCCGCGATGGGTTGTGTGCCATCGGGCCGGAGCTGGTCCCACGCGATCAGGTCGCCAACCCCAATCAGCTAAGCCTGAAGCTGTTCGTCAACGGCGAACTGCGCCAGCAAAACACCACCGCCCACTGGGTGCGCGATATCCCGCAATTGATCGCCCAGATCAGCGAATTCATGACCCTGTACCCCGGCGACGTGCTGATTACCGGCACACCGGAAGGTCGCGTGGATGTGCAGCCTGGGGACAGGGTTGAAGTCGAAATCGCCGGCGTCGGTCGCCTGGCCAACACGGTGCAGGCGGAGGGATTGTCATGA
- a CDS encoding 5-carboxymethyl-2-hydroxymuconate Delta-isomerase codes for MPHFIAEYTDNIEQQADLPGLFEKIHRVLGDSGVFPLAGIRSRGVRLDTWRMADGKHDYAFVHMTLKVGHGRDQATRQAVAQALFAVITDHFAELQAQRLLALSFEVIELHPQLNFKQNNVHAFLNHPAG; via the coding sequence ATGCCGCACTTTATTGCCGAGTACACCGACAACATCGAGCAACAGGCCGACCTGCCCGGCCTGTTTGAAAAAATCCACCGCGTGCTGGGCGACAGTGGCGTGTTTCCGTTGGCCGGCATTCGCAGTCGCGGTGTGCGCCTGGACACGTGGCGCATGGCCGACGGCAAGCATGATTACGCCTTCGTGCACATGACCCTCAAGGTCGGTCATGGCCGCGACCAGGCCACACGCCAAGCGGTTGCCCAAGCGTTGTTCGCGGTAATCACCGACCACTTCGCCGAACTGCAGGCGCAGCGCTTGCTGGCCCTGTCGTTCGAGGTGATCGAACTGCACCCGCAGCTCAACTTCAAGCAGAACAACGTACATGCGTTCCTGAACCATCCGGCGGGCTGA
- the hpaA gene encoding 4-hydroxyphenylacetate catabolism regulatory protein HpaA: protein MQPIPNINIGQVYDQRYSDAEVHYDKLGNLAGFFGRNMPVHRHDRFFQVHYVKSGTVRVYLDDRQFVESGPMFFLTPPTVPHAFVTEADADGHVLTVRQQLVWGLIEADPSLASGAACVALGPEAQGLDQLFDALSGEINAERAGRAAALDSLTRLIMIHLLRLCAHALPARPMPHEDLRIFHRFNELIEAHYLEHWPLARYAERIGVTPARLNEVCRRIADLPSKRLILERVMQEAKRLLLFTGSSANEICYQLGFKDPAYFSRFFLRYAQVTPGEYRLRQVGLR, encoded by the coding sequence GTGCAGCCGATTCCGAATATCAATATCGGGCAGGTCTACGACCAGCGTTACAGCGATGCCGAGGTGCATTACGACAAGCTCGGCAACCTGGCGGGTTTTTTCGGGCGCAACATGCCCGTGCACCGGCATGACCGTTTTTTCCAGGTGCATTACGTCAAGAGCGGTACGGTGCGGGTCTACCTGGACGACCGACAGTTCGTGGAGTCGGGGCCGATGTTTTTCCTCACGCCGCCAACGGTGCCCCACGCCTTTGTCACCGAGGCCGATGCCGACGGACATGTGCTGACGGTGCGCCAGCAACTGGTGTGGGGGTTGATCGAGGCTGATCCGAGCCTTGCCTCGGGCGCTGCCTGCGTTGCGCTCGGGCCTGAGGCACAGGGTCTGGATCAACTCTTCGACGCATTGAGCGGCGAGATCAACGCTGAGCGGGCAGGGCGCGCCGCTGCCCTGGACAGCTTGACCCGCCTGATCATGATTCACCTGCTGCGTCTGTGCGCGCATGCGCTGCCGGCGCGCCCTATGCCTCATGAAGACTTGCGCATCTTTCACCGCTTCAACGAATTGATCGAAGCGCACTATCTGGAACATTGGCCGCTGGCGCGCTATGCCGAGAGAATCGGCGTCACACCGGCGCGGCTCAATGAGGTATGCCGGCGCATCGCCGACCTGCCGTCAAAGCGCCTGATCCTGGAGCGTGTGATGCAGGAAGCCAAGCGCCTGTTGCTGTTTACCGGCAGCTCCGCGAATGAAATCTGCTACCAGCTGGGGTTCAAGGACCCGGCCTACTTCAGTCGGTTCTTCCTTCGCTATGCGCAGGTAACACCGGGGGAATATCGGCTGCGCCAGGTGGGATTGCGCTGA
- a CDS encoding MFS transporter translates to MSTANSTASLRLAEHDRTHRLVTWRLMPLLLVCYLFAHLDRINIGFAKMQMSNDLHLSDTVYGFGAGLFFIAYALFGVPSNMALDRVGPRRWIASLMVVWGLLSTGMMWVESARGFYVLRFLLGVAEAGFFPGILVLLNRWYPARRRGQVTALFAIAVPMAGVLGGPISGAILENFHDVGSLRGWQWMFLIEGAPVVLLGLVVLKWLPDSFDSVNWLSREQKQQLREQLSHEEQRKTITSFRGILRDRQVWLLVAVYFAVMLAVNTLAFWMPSLIHGAGIGRDSQVGLLSAVPYLAGCFFMLGCGRSSDRHRERRWHLCVPLLMAALGIAVTGLAPGNPLLVMGGLVLAGMGASAALPMFWQLPPAFLSNTTQAAGIAMISSFGSIAAFLAPYLIGWVRDATQSASLALYLLALFIALGGLLVLRTHAAIVNPH, encoded by the coding sequence ATGAGCACAGCCAATTCCACTGCAAGCCTGCGGCTTGCCGAGCACGACCGCACCCATCGTTTAGTGACCTGGCGCCTGATGCCCCTGTTGCTGGTGTGTTACCTGTTCGCCCATCTGGACCGTATCAACATCGGTTTCGCCAAGATGCAGATGAGCAATGACCTGCACTTGAGCGACACGGTGTACGGGTTCGGCGCCGGACTGTTCTTCATTGCCTATGCGTTGTTCGGCGTACCCAGCAACATGGCACTGGACCGCGTCGGGCCAAGGCGCTGGATCGCCAGCCTGATGGTGGTGTGGGGCCTGTTGTCGACCGGCATGATGTGGGTGGAGAGCGCGCGCGGCTTTTATGTCCTGCGCTTTTTACTCGGGGTGGCCGAGGCCGGTTTTTTTCCCGGCATCCTGGTGTTGCTCAACCGTTGGTACCCGGCCCGCCGTCGCGGTCAGGTCACTGCGCTGTTCGCGATTGCGGTGCCGATGGCCGGGGTGCTGGGCGGGCCGATTTCCGGGGCGATCCTGGAGAACTTTCATGACGTGGGCAGCCTGCGCGGCTGGCAGTGGATGTTTTTGATCGAAGGCGCGCCGGTGGTCTTGCTGGGGCTGGTGGTGCTCAAGTGGTTGCCGGACAGTTTCGATTCGGTGAACTGGTTGAGCCGCGAGCAAAAACAGCAGTTGCGCGAGCAGCTCAGCCATGAAGAACAACGCAAGACCATCACTTCGTTCCGCGGCATTCTACGCGACCGGCAGGTGTGGCTGCTGGTGGCGGTGTACTTCGCGGTGATGCTGGCGGTCAACACCCTGGCGTTCTGGATGCCCAGCCTGATCCACGGCGCCGGTATCGGCCGCGACAGCCAGGTGGGCCTGCTCAGTGCTGTGCCGTACCTGGCCGGCTGCTTTTTCATGCTCGGTTGCGGACGCTCGTCCGACCGCCACCGCGAACGTCGCTGGCACCTGTGTGTGCCGCTATTGATGGCGGCGCTCGGCATTGCCGTGACGGGCCTGGCGCCGGGCAACCCGCTGCTGGTGATGGGTGGCCTGGTGCTCGCCGGCATGGGCGCCAGCGCGGCGCTGCCGATGTTCTGGCAATTGCCGCCGGCATTTCTCTCCAACACCACCCAGGCCGCCGGTATCGCCATGATCAGCTCGTTCGGCAGCATCGCCGCATTCCTCGCGCCGTACCTGATCGGCTGGGTGCGCGACGCCACCCAGAGCGCCAGCCTGGCGCTGTACCTGCTCGCCCTGTTCATCGCCCTCGGTGGCCTGCTGGTGCTGCGCACCCATGCCGCCATTGTCAACCCACACTAG
- the hpaH gene encoding 2-oxo-hept-4-ene-1,7-dioate hydratase produces the protein MLDSSQILAAAARLDRAERSREQVRQFSLDYPAITLDDAYAIQRAWVAQKIKNGRTVKGHKIGLTSRAMQVSSNITEPDYGVLLDDMFFDEGSDIPFERFIVPRVEVELAFILGKPLKGPNCTVFDVLDATEWVIPALEIIDARIQQVDPQSNATRKVFDTISDNAANAGVVLGGRAVRPTDIDLRKVPAVLYRNGVIEESGVSAAVLNHPAKGVAWLANKLAPYDVTLLPGQVILGGSFTRPVAARAGDTFHVDYDLLGSIACRFV, from the coding sequence ATGCTCGACTCCTCGCAAATCCTCGCCGCCGCCGCCCGGTTGGACCGTGCCGAACGCAGCCGCGAACAGGTGCGTCAGTTTTCCCTCGACTATCCCGCTATCACGCTTGACGACGCGTATGCCATTCAGCGCGCCTGGGTGGCCCAGAAGATCAAGAACGGGCGCACCGTAAAAGGTCACAAGATCGGCCTCACGTCGCGGGCCATGCAGGTGTCATCGAACATCACCGAGCCTGACTACGGCGTCCTGCTCGATGACATGTTTTTCGACGAAGGCAGCGATATTCCCTTCGAGCGTTTCATCGTGCCGCGGGTGGAAGTGGAGCTGGCGTTTATCCTCGGCAAGCCACTCAAAGGCCCGAATTGCACGGTGTTCGACGTGTTGGACGCCACCGAATGGGTGATTCCGGCACTGGAAATCATCGACGCGCGCATCCAGCAGGTCGACCCGCAGAGCAACGCCACACGCAAGGTGTTCGATACCATTTCCGATAACGCCGCCAATGCCGGGGTGGTGCTCGGTGGCCGCGCCGTGCGACCCACCGATATCGACCTGCGCAAAGTGCCGGCGGTGCTGTACCGCAATGGCGTGATCGAAGAGTCCGGCGTGTCGGCGGCGGTGCTCAACCACCCGGCCAAGGGCGTGGCCTGGCTGGCCAACAAACTGGCGCCCTACGACGTGACCCTGCTACCGGGCCAGGTCATCCTCGGCGGCTCGTTTACCCGGCCGGTGGCTGCGCGGGCGGGCGACACCTTCCATGTGGATTACGACCTGCTCGGGTCGATTGCCTGCCGCTTCGTCTGA